A genomic stretch from Pectinophora gossypiella chromosome 13, ilPecGoss1.1, whole genome shotgun sequence includes:
- the LOC126372030 gene encoding hornerin gives MMERLVILTLSSFILACLAENQIKTGETILSTVLTPDTKEKTLNRQGRSFYDPRYGPRPIYDRLEYARPDYDRPQRCGRCYDDRYDDRDDRDYDRSSRDRDRYDDDRRVSHRPTYGNRFDKNKNYDDDDSSSSDRRYNTDRNSNNKNGTDDENDSGDKKRPHDDKDDRDRPSGGRHRNRNRYDDRDRYRPDYYDRFLSRDPYRDRPAYDRPYYDDPYRERRPLYDRYDDPYPSYGGRQDGYGYPGYRRPVHDDRYDRGYDDGYGGYGPGVGRGPHDSFRPWDETYRGQAGWDAGGRGYYFASGRPDAAPAAAAAWGRPDYNRPTESGWQSAGAGGAYAGGYRDYRDPLEYRGSLSYGQDTGGYRQGVAADYGLGYATGQQGYGQQGYGQSYGQNYAQGYGGQGYGGQSGWHSVGERIRPYRDQSGVNQLDNRDSNRQPSRDRYPQAGNRQPAYGQTNYGQASTYGQTTYQPTGTYSSSTTPQTSYLYQREDEQVSTKIEETTKAS, from the exons ACACTATCCTCATTCATCCTGGCATGCCTAGccgaaaaccaaatcaaaactGGCGAAACAATATTATCAACAGTCCTAACACCTGACACTAAAGAAAAAACACTAAACAGACAAGGGCGAAGCTTTTACGACCCTCGTTATGGCCCCAGACCTATTTATGATAGACTAGAATACGCCCGACCTGATTATGATAGGCCCCAACGCTGTGGTCGATGTTATGACGACCGATATGATGACAGAGATGATAGAGATTATGATAGATCTAGCCGTGATAGGGACCGATATGATGATGACAGAAGAGTGAGCCACAGACCTACATACGGCAACAGATtcgataaaaacaaaaactatgatgatgatgatagcagCAGCAGTGACAGAAGATACAACACCGACCGTAACAGCAACAACAAAAATGGTACAGATGATGAGAATGATAGTGGTGATAAAAAACGGCCACATGACGACAAAGATGATAGAGACAGGCCTAGTGGTGGCAGACATAGAAACAGAAACAGATATGATGACAGAGACCGTTACAGGCCAGATTACTATGATAGATTCTTATCACGGGACCCTTACAGAGATAGACCTGCGTATGATAGACCGTACTATGACGATCCTTACAGGGAAAGACGACCTCTTTATGATAGGTACGATGATCCCTATCCCAGTTACGGTGGAAGACAGGATGGGTACGGATACCCAGGGTACCGAAGACCGGTGCATGATGACAGATATGACAGAGGATATGATGACGGTTATGGTGGTTATGGGCCTGGTGTTGGCAGAGGACCTCATGATAG TTTCAGGCCGTGGGATGAGACATACCGCGGACAGGCGGGATGGGACGCCGGCGGCAGGGGCTACTACTTTGCTTCCGGGCGACCCgacgccgcccccgccgccgcagccgccTGGGGGCGCCCTGactataatag GCCAACAGAATCAGGGTGGCAGAGCgcaggcgcgggcggcgcgtaCGCAGGCGGGTACCGCGACTACAGAGACCCTTTAGAGTATCGGGGGTCTCTGAGCTACGGGCAGGACACTGGGGGCTACAGACAGGGCGTCGCCGCTGACTACGGGCTGGGCTACGCTACTGGACAACAG GGTTATGGACAACAAGGCTACGGACAGAGCTACGGTCAGAATTATGCCCAGGGTTATGGTGGACAAGGATATGGTGGACAAAGTGGGTGGCATAGCGTTGGGGAGAGGATCAGACCTTATAGGGACCAGAG TGGCGTCAACCAGTTAGACAACCGGGATTCTAACCGTCAACCCTCCCGCGACCGGTACCCGCAAGCGGGCAACCGGCAACCAGCCTACGGACAAACCAACTACGGACAAGCCAGCACCTACGGACAAACCACTTATCAACCCACTGGCACATACTCCAGCAGTACTACTCCTCAAACCAGCTACTTATACCAACGGGAAGACGAGCAAGTGTCAACCAAAATTGAGGAAACGACTAAAGCTTCATAA